The nucleotide sequence AAATATGATATAATATAATAATCTTTAATATTTGGTATATTATATTGTATTGCAAAAAATATATTAGTAATAACTATCACACAAAAGAAAACAAGAAATAATTTCCTCTTAAAAAAAGTAAATATACCTATTATTCCAATCCACACAAGATAAGGAGTAAATTGATAAGGGAAAAAGTCAATATGCTCTTGCATTCTCTTTAAAAAATCATGTCCAGATACTGTAGAAATATATCGATCTTTATATTCTCCCCCCGTAATATGGGCAATACATCTTTCTAACGTCTCTGGATCACCATAGCAATAAGGAGGATTCACATTCACTCGAATAGGTAAATATAGGTACAAGAATAATGGCAGAATGAATAAGCAAAGCATTTTTAGGAGTAGTAAGTAGCTAATAGTCAGTAGTGAGTGAATCGGTTGTTTTTCTTGGCTTAATTTTTTCCACCAAACTGCTACGATAAAGAATAGACTTGCTGGAACTAAGTAGATTGTTTGCATATGATGGGTGAAGGATAAACCGAGGGTGAAAGCGAATAAGGAGAGTAAGCGTTGAGCGTTGAGCGTTGAGCGTTGAGCATTTAACTCCGTGCACCGTGCTCTTTGCTCCAAGTTCATCATTTCTTGCCATTTTATTAGGATGAAGATTATCAATGTTGTAAACAAACCATTCAGTATATATTTCTCCGCTATTACTGCTTGTTCCCAAAATGTAGTAGCAAATGCAAGCATTAGTGCTCCAACTATTGCAGGGATAATCTTAGAAATAGAAACAAAGAAATGGAGAATCGGAGAAACGGAGAAATCCTTTTTTACTGTAAACTGGAAACTGTCAACTGTCAACTTTAAAATGATGAAGTACACCATCATACATGCCAATGAGGCACATAAGGCAGAAGCAAGATTCATTCGATATGCAATGTTCCCTATTGGCAAAATAGTCATCCAAAGTTTGCTCAGTAAACAATACAGTGGATAACCTGTCGGATGTGGAATACCTAAAACATAAGCTGCCGTTATCATATCCCCTGAGTCATGAAATCCAATCGTGGGAGTCAAAGTATGCAAATACACTGCCCAGCAGATGAAAAATACCACTATCCCCCCAGCATAGTCGAAAGCAGTAAATGGTCTGGAAACAATCGGTTCATCCTTTGGTATCAAAAACCTTGGAATTCTAAATTGAACTTTCCACTTCCTCCTTTTCTGTCCTATGCCCTCTGTCTTCTGTACTCTGACTTTCTTCCCCATACTATTACTTCACTCCTTACATCAATTATACCACTACTCCTCTATGACATTTGATATTGTGGATATAGGTAGGTTTCCCAAGCCTTCATTCTTCTGCAATTCCTGCCCGCTTTAGTCTGATGTCTATAGTCTACTGTCTGAATCACACAGAGATTAAGGAGATATTATTCTAATTCCACTCTTCTTCCCTTCATTACACCCTGAACGCTTAATAGTTTTAATTGATGGTCCTTATTATAACATACTTCCTTCCCCAAAAAAAATCTATCCTAAAATGTGGGTAATTGATTAGTGAGAGGGGTTAGGGGTGTGTCCTCTGCGTCTCTGCGGTAAATTACCACCTGAATGGTTACAAAAATTATATCAGTAAATTGGTTTTGTGTCAATAAAAATTATCAACACTACAAAAAAAAGACTTTACATATCGTTTGTTTTGTGATAAAATTTTATTGTAACCATTCAACCTATTATAACCACAGAGGCACAGAGAACACAGAGAATATAATAGAATTTACTACCAAATCCAATCTGTTCCATAATATCTGGAATCTTGATAATTTGCAAATACATATCCCTTTCCTAAATATATTCATTCTCCGTGCCCTCTGTGTCTCTGTGGTGAATAGTTACATGAAAGTTTTTTTCGCATTTTTATTCATTAGCTCCTGTGTTTTTGCTCAAGAACCAGAAATAACAGTTAAGGTAGATAAACCAATTATTACTATTGGTGACCCGATTAAATATACATTAGTTATTGAAAAAGATAACAATGTTCAGATTACACCTCCGGAAATAAAGCCAGGTAATTTTGAGATTCTGAATTATAAAGAATTAAAACCTCAAAAAACAAGGAAAGATAAAATACTTATTCAGTATGAATATATTATTACTACATATCAAACAGGTAAATTCAAGATACCGGGAGTAATCATTGAATACATATTGCCCAATAAAGAAAAGAGGAAAGGACATTCTCAAGAGATAAAGATAGAAGTAAAATCAGTTCTACCCCAAAACGCTAAAGATATTAAAGATATAAAACCACCCGTAGAAATTAAGGCAGATTTAACTAAATGGATATGGATATTAATCATTATATTTTTAATTTTACTGATAAGCGTTATCGGATTAATCTATTGGAATAAAAGAAAGAAACCTCCATTGGAACAGGAGGTAGAAGTTATTAGACCGCCACACGAAATTGCCTATGAACAGCTTAATAAAATTAGAACATCTAATCTCCTAACTCAAGGTTTGGTAAAGGAATATTACATTCAAATTTCGGATGTCATTAGACAATATATCGAAAGAAGATATAAAATTAATGCCTTAGAGTTGACTACTCAAGAACTGATTGAAAAAATGAAAATAAACCTGATAGAACAAGATTATGTCAATTTAGTGAACAACTTTTTAAAGGAATGTGATTTAGTAAAATTCGCTAAATATATCCCACATAAGGAAGAGATAAATACGGTTATTGAGCGAGCTAAAGAGATAATCGACTTCTCAATTGAAAGTGCTGATTTCTCAGAGGAGTTACAAGAAAAACGATGAAAACCAAAAAAACAAATATTTTATTTTGGGCTGTCTTAATAAATTTGATAACCTTACCTGTTTTTGGAGAGGATGTTTTAACTAAATTTGACGCCCTTAATTCATTTATTGCCTGTAAAGTTGATATTGAACCCTTAAAAATAAAATCTATTAATGGTTATGATATAGTAGAGGTTCGGGAATGTCATCAGTCTGCTGAGATTGGCAGACCCAAATTACCGGTGCGCAGCTTTTTTGTGCTTTTACCACCAGAGGCAGTGGTTAAAGATATAACGATTACCTCTATAGAGCAGATAGAACTAAAGGGTGAATACAACATCTGTCCTGTTTCCCCACCCATTCCTATATCTAATGGCTCAAAAACTGCGCATCCGCAATACCTATCTTTAGATTTTTATCCCGAAAATATCATCAAACTTAATTCTATTCAGAAGTTACGAGGTTACAATCTTGCCTGCCTTTCTGTTTTTGGCGCCTGCTACAATCCTGAAACTAAACAATTATTCTGGAATAAACAAATAAATTTCAATCTGAATCTTACAAAGACCGAAGACCAAAGACTAAAGACCAAAGACCAAAGATTGGTTGAGGAGGATGAAAAATTAGTTAAGGAATTAGTTGTTAATCCAGAAGTAACAACATCCTATGGTCTAAAAATGATTCGGCTGCAACCTACTTATACCTACTGTATTATCACCTCTGAAACTTTAGCCGATACTTTTAAACCACTACTCGAGTTCAAAATTAATCAAAGGGGATTTACCGGAACAATTACTACTACCAACTGGATATATGCTAATTATCAAGGTGATGAGCAAGAAAAGATTAAGGCTTTTATTAAAGATTACTATGAAAATTATGGAACCTGTTATGTCCTTTTAGGTGGGGATGCTGAGGTTATTCCATATCGTGGTGTATATGCCAAAGTACCAGAAGGCTCAAATCTTGGAGATTATATCGATTCCCATATCCCCTGTGACCTTTACTATGCCTGCTTTGATAATGACTGGGATTGGGATACCGATGAGGATAGAATTTATGGGGAATTAAACGAAGATAATATCGATTTGATGCCAGAGATCTTTATTGGCAGGGCACCAGTGAGTAACTTATCAGAAGTAACGAATTTTGTTAATAAGGTTATCTCTTATGAAACTTCCGATGATGATTATTTCTATAACGAACTTTTAATCGCCTATAAACTTTGGTATAACCCTGTTTGTGATGCGAAGGAAATTATGGAAGATATTGCAATGGAGACTCCAGGAACATATACTATCCATAAAGAATATGAAACTGATGGAGGTGTGGATAAAAATGGAATAACTAACGATATCAATTCTGGCGTAGGACCAATTGCCCATGCTAATCATGCTAACTGGAATACTGCCCCTCCTTTTGAAATTGGTAGCCCTATAGATGTCAGAACCTTAAGTAATGGCTCTAAAACCTTTATCTTTAACACCATTGGCTGTATTGCTGGGGATTTTAGTAAAGCAGATTGTATTGGTGAGGAGATGATTTTAAATTCAAATGGTGGTGCAGTAGCATTTGTTGGCAATTCAAGATATGGTTGGTTTGATGAATATAATGTCAAAAAATATAGCGGCGAATATCAGATAGAGTTTTTTAAAAAAATTTTTGAAGAAGGATATACCCGTATTGGTGAAACATTGAGTAGAAGTAAGGTGGAATTTATCTCAAGGTGTAATGACCATAATCCTTACCGCTGGATAATGTTCTGTCTTAATTTATTAGGTGAGCCAACAATGGAATTTGAAGCAGTAAAAGAAATCTTTTGTATTGACTATACGATTAAGGATGTAATTGATAAGCCAGGAACAATAACCGATTTAATTGTAACACTCAAAAATATAAAAGATGGCACGATTACAGGAGGAAGAGGAACATTAACTACTACTGACCCAAATATTTCTATTGTTAAGGGGACTGCTACATTTGGTGATATGCCTTCTAAAGGAACAAGTACCAATTTTAGTAATCCATATCAGATAATGGTCAACTCTAATTGTCCTTCGGTACATAAAGTTGAATTTAATCTTGAAATAAGTGGTCAGGATGGTCAGGAAAACTATAAATATACCGATAGATTTAGTGTAACAATAAATCTAAAGGAAGATAACCTTAGCAGAGTTATCCATTATCCTAATCCTTGCTATCCTGATGAAGGTGATGTGCTTAAGATTGGCAATATACCACTGAATTCTAACCCGAAAATCTATATTTATAATTTAGCAGGTGAATTAATTCGGACATTAGATGAAGAAGGTATTGAAATTCAAAAATATCCTGGTTCAGAGGTAGTTTACTGGGATGCTAAGAATGATTTAAATAAAGATGTTGCCTTTGGAGTTTATATCTACATACTTAAATGTGATGTAGGAACTAAAAAGGGCAAGATAGCCATTATTAGGTAGGAGAATCTGTGATTCAGACAGTAGACTATAGACATCAGACCCCAGACTAAAACGGGCAGAAATTGCAGAAGAATGAAGGCTTAAAAGAAGTGGAAGTGTAAGTGGATGTGTTTTTCACTTTCACTTCCACTTACACTATGAGAGTCTATAGTCTTGTGTCTGATGTCCAGTGTCTGAATCACAGATAGGAGAATAAAGTGAAGAGGATTTTAATTATAATCGGGGTGTTAATCTTATTTTCAAATACAGCATTTGCATTAAATTCAGGTGAAACTTGTGCCTCTTTCCTTAAAATTGCACTAGGTCCAGGGGCTGTAGGAATGGGTGAGGCATTTACTGCAATTGCGGATGATGTTACGGCTATTTACTGGAATCCTGCGGGCTTATCTCAAATCAATACCCGCCAGTTTATCT is from bacterium and encodes:
- a CDS encoding DUF2723 domain-containing protein; translation: MIPKDEPIVSRPFTAFDYAGGIVVFFICWAVYLHTLTPTIGFHDSGDMITAAYVLGIPHPTGYPLYCLLSKLWMTILPIGNIAYRMNLASALCASLACMMVYFIILKLTVDSFQFTVKKDFSVSPILHFFVSISKIIPAIVGALMLAFATTFWEQAVIAEKYILNGLFTTLIIFILIKWQEMMNLEQRARCTELNAQRSTLNAQRLLSLFAFTLGLSFTHHMQTIYLVPASLFFIVAVWWKKLSQEKQPIHSLLTISYLLLLKMLCLFILPLFLYLYLPIRVNVNPPYCYGDPETLERCIAHITGGEYKDRYISTVSGHDFLKRMQEHIDFFPYQFTPYLVWIGIIGIFTFFKRKLFLVFFCVIVITNIFFAIQYNIPNIKDYYIISYLIFSILIGLGAREVVVRGVYPIYRNKIKLHIHILYIFILFLPILSFSIHYQSNNYNNYYLAYDYNRNILKPLKEKSLVILTLGYDEVVFPSAYIQWVENYRSDVAIVIYVGLVEEWYIDLLKKNYPYLVINFPSQQRDREMKLEKIKRERLNNLIVHNIDKYPIYTWNQELFSNYQLIPGENIMLRILKREVTLDKMCEEFKEVDLNLRGIHKGKINRKYPSTPIEKKIIENYAFAYMAKGEFYYYIKEYNKAIVSVRKAIEINPNFQEAHYFRNTILKECTHKGKIQKGYDKK
- a CDS encoding BatD family protein — translated: MKVFFAFLFISSCVFAQEPEITVKVDKPIITIGDPIKYTLVIEKDNNVQITPPEIKPGNFEILNYKELKPQKTRKDKILIQYEYIITTYQTGKFKIPGVIIEYILPNKEKRKGHSQEIKIEVKSVLPQNAKDIKDIKPPVEIKADLTKWIWILIIIFLILLISVIGLIYWNKRKKPPLEQEVEVIRPPHEIAYEQLNKIRTSNLLTQGLVKEYYIQISDVIRQYIERRYKINALELTTQELIEKMKINLIEQDYVNLVNNFLKECDLVKFAKYIPHKEEINTVIERAKEIIDFSIESADFSEELQEKR
- a CDS encoding C25 family cysteine peptidase — encoded protein: MKTKKTNILFWAVLINLITLPVFGEDVLTKFDALNSFIACKVDIEPLKIKSINGYDIVEVRECHQSAEIGRPKLPVRSFFVLLPPEAVVKDITITSIEQIELKGEYNICPVSPPIPISNGSKTAHPQYLSLDFYPENIIKLNSIQKLRGYNLACLSVFGACYNPETKQLFWNKQINFNLNLTKTEDQRLKTKDQRLVEEDEKLVKELVVNPEVTTSYGLKMIRLQPTYTYCIITSETLADTFKPLLEFKINQRGFTGTITTTNWIYANYQGDEQEKIKAFIKDYYENYGTCYVLLGGDAEVIPYRGVYAKVPEGSNLGDYIDSHIPCDLYYACFDNDWDWDTDEDRIYGELNEDNIDLMPEIFIGRAPVSNLSEVTNFVNKVISYETSDDDYFYNELLIAYKLWYNPVCDAKEIMEDIAMETPGTYTIHKEYETDGGVDKNGITNDINSGVGPIAHANHANWNTAPPFEIGSPIDVRTLSNGSKTFIFNTIGCIAGDFSKADCIGEEMILNSNGGAVAFVGNSRYGWFDEYNVKKYSGEYQIEFFKKIFEEGYTRIGETLSRSKVEFISRCNDHNPYRWIMFCLNLLGEPTMEFEAVKEIFCIDYTIKDVIDKPGTITDLIVTLKNIKDGTITGGRGTLTTTDPNISIVKGTATFGDMPSKGTSTNFSNPYQIMVNSNCPSVHKVEFNLEISGQDGQENYKYTDRFSVTINLKEDNLSRVIHYPNPCYPDEGDVLKIGNIPLNSNPKIYIYNLAGELIRTLDEEGIEIQKYPGSEVVYWDAKNDLNKDVAFGVYIYILKCDVGTKKGKIAIIR